One window of Pelmatolapia mariae isolate MD_Pm_ZW linkage group LG18, Pm_UMD_F_2, whole genome shotgun sequence genomic DNA carries:
- the zgc:113691 gene encoding uncharacterized protein zgc:113691: MATSNGKGEKVSKFEMLKLLEKCRKERDDAVHKESVLREKLRQYESRMRSTEAMKQKLKTLALDNRELRKQVKALRTEIGLECSPKFNGKTTKDIINDLHEKERECNSLVEKAGKLSLTIDGLTSELANTVTSKTLLEDQVQSLQQNLKDMTNNQRRLLKLWEDKKSQREQLALPAIIQKPGLKPPVHKAVQTDMSISSTQKLPANAFEIKPFSRDSDKNTVLDKHSFPSYGNGYSHGKKAFVHDEAKGIQN, translated from the coding sequence ATGGCCACTTCAAATGGCAAAGGTGAAAAAGTGTCCAAATTTGAGATGCTGAAACTTTTGGAGAAATGCAGGAAAGAAAGGGACGATGCCGTGCACAAAGAAAGCGTTCTCAGAGAGAAGCTCAGGCAGTATGAGTCAAGGATGCGTTCAACAGAGGCTATGAAACAGAAACTGAAGACTTTGGCTCTGGACAACAGGGAGCTGAGGAAACAGGTGAAGGCTCTTCGTACTGAAATTGGACTTGAGTGCAGCCCTAAGTTCAATGGAAAGACCACCAAGGACATAATCAATGACTTGCATGAAAAAGAACGTGAGTGCAACTCCCTGGTGGAAAAGGCTGGAAAACTGAGTCTGACCATTGATGGCTTGACCTCAGAGTTGGCAAATACAGTCACCTCTAAAACACTTTTAGAGGATCAAGTGCAGTCATTACAGCAAAATCTCAAGGACATGACAAATAACCAGCGTCGTCTGCTTAAGTTGTGGGAAGACAAGAAGTCCCAGAGGGAACAGCTTGCCCtccctgcaataatacagaaaCCTGGACTGAAGCCACCCGTCCATAAAGCAGTTCAGACCGACATGTCCATCAGTTCCACCCAAAAGCTTCCAGCCAATGCTTTTGAGATAAAGCCATTTTCACGGGACAGTGACAAAAATACTGTTTTGGATAAACACAGTTTCCCATCTTACGGAAACGGCTATAGTCACGGAAAGAAAGCTTTCGTGCATGATGAAGCTAAAGGAATACAGAACTGA
- the dcaf8 gene encoding DDB1- and CUL4-associated factor 8 — translation MAEADGKSTVLNGGSEEKEPGEDQHKGGDASGSKEGQTQSSSQDAPKETAEASGDKSMPDVEGETGTTREGEEDEDTDSMDGSGLYSLTEDGERESEGGRREKAKEKDGGKRAARKRNRPGGGTNHSSSSDDDDDDDDDEEEQKDDDDDDDDDEAMEAWLGAELRDMRGPVWRAVPSLRSREIGRDSHQFVRRVCGARGLVQRLELQGRLERHTGCVNTLHFNPSGTRLASGSDDLRVVIWDWAIRRAELEFDSGHKSNVFQAKFLPHSGDSTLAMCARDGQIRVAELSATQRCKNTKRVAQHKGAAHKLALEPDSPCSFLSAGEDAVVFGIDLRLDRPANKLVVVKEGDKKVGLYTIFVNPAKTHHFAVGGRDQYVRIYDQRKINENDNNGVLKKFCPSHLVSSESKTNITCLVYSHDGTELLASYNDEDIYLFDSDHSDGADYLRRYKGHRNNATVKGVNFYGPCSEFVVSGSDCGHIYLWDKYSARIVQFMEGDRGGVVNCLEPHPHLPGMATSGLDHDIKLWAPTAETPTGLKGLKEVMKKNKRERDEDSVRHGDQYDTQLLWFLMRHMRNRRPARARREGADADTDDSWSSPDSSDEEDGGPDHVQCMSS, via the exons ATGGCTGAGGCTGACGGCAAATCCACGGTGCTTAACG GTGGCTCTGAAGAAAAGGAGCCTGGAGAAGACCAACACAAAGGGGGGGATGCCTCTGGAAGCAAAGAGGGGCAAACACAGTCTTCCTCTCAAGATG CTCCcaaagaaacagctgaagcATCTGGAGACAAATCTATGCCAGATGTAGAAGGAGAGACGGGCACAACCAGGGAGGGAGAAGAGGATGAAGATACAGACAGCATGGACGGCAGCGGCCTCTACTCTTTAACTGAGGATGGTGAAAGGGAGAGCGAGGGAGGAAGGCGAGAGAAGGCCAAAGAAAAAGATGGTGGGAAAAGGGCAGCTAGAAAGAGAAACAGACCTGGTGGCGGCACTAACCACTCCTCAAGTtcagatgatgatgacgacgatgatgatgatgaagaagaacaaaaagatgatgatgacgatgacgatgatgatgaagcTATGGAGGCATGGCTCGGGGCAGAGCTCCGTGACATGCGTGGTCCTGTGTGGCGGGCAGTACCCTCGCTACGCTCCAGAGAGATCGGCAGGGACTCACACCAGTTTGTGAGGCGCGTGTGTGGGGCTCGTGGCCTCGTGCAAAGGCTGGAGCTCCAAGGCCGATTAGAGAGGCATACAGGTTGTGTCAACACATTGCACTTCAATCCATCAGGCACACGCCTGGCATCAGGCAGCGATGACCTGCGTGTGGTGATCTGGGACTGGGCCATCCGTCGTGCTGAATTGGAGTTTGACAGTGGACACAAGAGCAATGTCTTTCag GCAAAGTTCCTGCCTCACAGTGGGGACTCCACCTTGGCCATGTGTGCTCGTGATGGTCAGATCAGAGTGGCTGAGCTTTCTGCCACACAGCGCTGCAAGAACACGAAACGGGTTGCACAGCATAAAGGCGCTGCACACAAG ctGGCCCTTGAGCCAGATTCACCTTGCTCCTTTCTGTCAGCTGGAGAGGATGCTGTTGTATTTGGTATTGACTTGCGTCTAGACCGCCCTGCCAA TAAACTGGTGGTTGTAAAGGAGGGTGATAAAAAAGTGGGGCTATACACCATCTTTGTGAACCCAGCAAAAACACACCACTTTGCTGTTGGCGGGAGAGATCAGTATGTGAG GATCTATGACCAGAGGAAGATTAATGAAAATGATAACAATGGTGTACTGAAAAAGTTTTGTCCCTCACATCTGGTATCCAGTGAGTCTAAAACCAACATAACCTGCCTTGTGTACAGTCACGATGGCACAG AGCTCCTGGCTAGTTACAATGATGAAGACATCTACTTGTTTGACTCCGACCACAGTGATGGGGCAGACTATCTCAGGAGATATAAGGGTCACCGCAATAATGCCACAG TGAAGGGGGTAAATTTCTATGGGCCATGCAGTGAGTTTGTGGTCAGTGGCAGCGACTGTGGGCACATCTATCTATGGGACAAGTACTCTGCTCGTATTGTCCAGTTTATGgagggagacagaggaggagtg GTGAACTGTTTGGAGCCACATCCACATCTGCCAGGTATGGCTACCAGTGGGCTGGATCATGACATCAAACTGTGGGCCCCCACAGCTGAAACCCCCACAGGACTCAAGGGTCTCAAAGAG gtaatgaagaaaaacaaacggGAGCGTGACGAGGACAGTGTGCGCCACGGCGATCAGTACGACACCCAGCTGTTGTGGTTCCTGATGAGACACATGAGAAACAGAAGACCTGCAAGG GCCCGCCGTGAGGGTGCAGATGCAGACACAGATGATTCTTGGAGTTCTCCAGATTCCTCAGATGAAGAGGACGGAGGTCCAGATCACGTCCAGTGCATGTCATCATGA
- the ndc1 gene encoding nucleoporin NDC1 isoform X2, translated as MFSAEQSCWFIRKVICWRAAASIAWTVLLLPPSTAIFVILSKFSVLHPIQTISECFSMLTSATAIFSFILLCGVIIMVGFLNFEYYTVIPTIACSKIALFGQLLHPRQLVNSLVHCIMGMIVAWCSAVTIGFRYETLGHPCAQTDGYHQMCLNEYHLILLLGGAFVGFSHSLLGVIHNMNYVSFHTVQQYKYLRFKGSLPLVVRCSATQALYSVRNFIVVYYFLGYIPRTWICKTLNLHLASSAHPLDSIAGLLDLSLLYHLWISATFLLFTWYITLLLFRIFLTEGYSFPVQSSFTEDADHCLPKVLTEKQPMLLKFLALQDLALLSQHSPLRRCEVLCLSQPGGHPHNWNAISKECLSLLADLTQRLVAYHDTVATNGRAKSLSSGSERKTSSETSGTEDFMSPRPTALMKTPASVFTRSIAGGQQSPLTAPFTPDLDSPFMSPALRRLAAPVEQGSPWYGTVQSPHIMRRVPKLWSTSTDSQVNGSPPPSPASVPSDKQEHSKPSFLAQFLQNRREQLPEASSQALFADSQAHIWALEGLSYLVQASFSEDQFGVVQTTLPSILSCMLVLQEAVDRHFKLPHASSKPVRSTSSMGDSTYKTLRFALRATLKTAIYRITTTFGDHLNAVQLSAEHRKRLQQFLEYKE; from the exons ATGTTTTCTGCAGAGCAGAGTTGCTGGTTTATCCGCAAG GTAATTTGTTGGAGAGCTGCAGCCAGTATTGCTTGGACTGTACTGTTGTTGCCACCCAGCACAGCGATTTTTGTCATCCTCAGCAAGTTCAGTGTTCTCCACCCCATCCAGACCATATCAG AATGCTTCTCCATGCTAACAAGTGCAACTGCCATCTTCTCTTTCATCCTGCTGTGTGGAGTGATCATCATGGTTGGTTTCTTGAACTTTGAGTATTACACAG tcattCCAACTATTGCGTGCTCGAAAATCGCACTCTTTGGTCAGCTTCTCCACCCTCGACAGCTTGTCAACTCCCTGGTCcactgcatcatgggaatgaTCGTGGCTTGGTGTTCTGCCGTTACCATTGGATTTAGATACGAAACTCTTGGCCATCCGTGTGCACAGACCGATGG TTATCATCAGATGTGTCTGAATGAATATCATCTCATCCTTCTGCTGGGTGGAGCTTTTGTTGGATTCTCTCACAGTCTGCTGGGTGTGATCCACAACATGAACTATGTCTCCTTCCATACTGTTCAG CAATACAAATACCTTCGCTTCAAGGGATCTCTTCCTTTGGTGGTTAGGTGCAGTGCCACTCAGGCACTTTACTCTGTCAGGAACTTCATCGTTGTTTATTACTTTTTGG GGTACATTCCAAGAACATGGATCTGTAAAACACTGAATCTTCACTTGGCCAG CTCTGCCCACCCTCTTGACAGCATAGCTGGATTGCTGGACCTCTCCCTCCTCTACCACCTCTGGATCAGTGCCACCTTTCTCCTCTTCACTTGGTACATCACGCTGCTGCTGTTTAGGATTTTTCTCACTGAG GGGTACAGTTTTCCTGTGCAGTCATCTTTTACTGAGGATGCAGACCATTGTCTTCCTAAAGTACTGACTGAAAAGCAGCCAATGCTATTAAAG TTCCTAGCTTTGCAGGACTTGGCTCTGTTGTCTCAACATTCTCCATTACGACGCTGTGAAGTCTTATGTCTGAGTCAACCAG GTGGACATCCTCATAACTGGAATGCTATCAGTAAAGAGTGCCTCTCTCTGCTGGCTGATCTTACCCAGAGACTTGTAGCCTATCATGACACTGTAGCAACCAATGGCAGGGCCAAATCACTGTCAAGTGGGAGTGAAAGGAAGACCTCTTCTGAAACATCAG GTACAGAAGATTTCATGAGTCCAAGGCCTACCGCTCTTATGAAAACTCCAGCTTCAGTCTTCACTCGGTCCATTGCTGGAGGCCAGCAGAGCCCTCTAACAGCCCCATTCACCCCTGATCTGGACAGCCCTTTTATGTCTCCTGCACTGCGGCGTCTTGCTGCTCCTGTGGAGCAAGGCTCACCTTGGTACGGCACAGTGCAGAGCCCCCACATCATGAGGCGAGTGCCCAAACTCTGGTCCACATCCACAG ATTCCCAGGTTAATGGCAGTCCCCCGCCATCACCAGCTTCAGTTCCCAGTGACAAGCAGGAACACTCCAAACCAAGTTTTCTGGCTCAGTTCCTCCAGAACAGAAGAGAACAG CTCCCAGAAGCCTCGAGTCAGGCTCTCTTTGCTGACAGTCAGGCCCACATCTGGGCTTTGGAAG ggctgTCTTACCTTGTTCAAGCCTCATTCTCTGAAGATCAGTTTGGGGTTGTGCAGACTACATTACCCAGCATTCTCAGCTGCATGCTGGTCTTACAAGAG GCTGTCGATCGACACTTCAAGCTGCCCCATGCCTCCAGTAAGCCTGTCAGGTCGACCAGCAGCATGGGAGACTCGACATACAAAACGCTGCGCTTTGCTCTCAGGGCCACACTAAAGACTGCCATCTACAGGATAACAACCACATTTGGTGATCACTTAAA TGCTGTTCAGCTGTCTGCAGAGCATCGGAAAAGATTGCAGCAGTTTCTGGAGTACAAGGAGTAA
- the ndc1 gene encoding nucleoporin NDC1 isoform X1 encodes MFSAEQSCWFIRKVICWRAAASIAWTVLLLPPSTAIFVILSKFSVLHPIQTISECFSMLTSATAIFSFILLCGVIIMVGFLNFEYYTVIPTIACSKIALFGQLLHPRQLVNSLVHCIMGMIVAWCSAVTIGFRYETLGHPCAQTDGYHQMCLNEYHLILLLGGAFVGFSHSLLGVIHNMNYVSFHTVQQYKYLRFKGSLPLVVRCSATQALYSVRNFIVVYYFLGYIPRTWICKTLNLHLASSAHPLDSIAGLLDLSLLYHLWISATFLLFTWYITLLLFRIFLTEGYSFPVQSSFTEDADHCLPKVLTEKQPMLLKFLALQDLALLSQHSPLRRCEVLCLSQPGGHPHNWNAISKECLSLLADLTQRLVAYHDTVATNGRAKSLSSGSERKTSSETSGTEDFMSPRPTALMKTPASVFTRSIAGGQQSPLTAPFTPDLDSPFMSPALRRLAAPVEQGSPWYGTVQSPHIMRRVPKLWSTSTDSQVNGSPPPSPASVPSDKQEHSKPSFLAQFLQNRREQVKNFLAKRVLIVYLFNKLPEASSQALFADSQAHIWALEGLSYLVQASFSEDQFGVVQTTLPSILSCMLVLQEAVDRHFKLPHASSKPVRSTSSMGDSTYKTLRFALRATLKTAIYRITTTFGDHLNAVQLSAEHRKRLQQFLEYKE; translated from the exons ATGTTTTCTGCAGAGCAGAGTTGCTGGTTTATCCGCAAG GTAATTTGTTGGAGAGCTGCAGCCAGTATTGCTTGGACTGTACTGTTGTTGCCACCCAGCACAGCGATTTTTGTCATCCTCAGCAAGTTCAGTGTTCTCCACCCCATCCAGACCATATCAG AATGCTTCTCCATGCTAACAAGTGCAACTGCCATCTTCTCTTTCATCCTGCTGTGTGGAGTGATCATCATGGTTGGTTTCTTGAACTTTGAGTATTACACAG tcattCCAACTATTGCGTGCTCGAAAATCGCACTCTTTGGTCAGCTTCTCCACCCTCGACAGCTTGTCAACTCCCTGGTCcactgcatcatgggaatgaTCGTGGCTTGGTGTTCTGCCGTTACCATTGGATTTAGATACGAAACTCTTGGCCATCCGTGTGCACAGACCGATGG TTATCATCAGATGTGTCTGAATGAATATCATCTCATCCTTCTGCTGGGTGGAGCTTTTGTTGGATTCTCTCACAGTCTGCTGGGTGTGATCCACAACATGAACTATGTCTCCTTCCATACTGTTCAG CAATACAAATACCTTCGCTTCAAGGGATCTCTTCCTTTGGTGGTTAGGTGCAGTGCCACTCAGGCACTTTACTCTGTCAGGAACTTCATCGTTGTTTATTACTTTTTGG GGTACATTCCAAGAACATGGATCTGTAAAACACTGAATCTTCACTTGGCCAG CTCTGCCCACCCTCTTGACAGCATAGCTGGATTGCTGGACCTCTCCCTCCTCTACCACCTCTGGATCAGTGCCACCTTTCTCCTCTTCACTTGGTACATCACGCTGCTGCTGTTTAGGATTTTTCTCACTGAG GGGTACAGTTTTCCTGTGCAGTCATCTTTTACTGAGGATGCAGACCATTGTCTTCCTAAAGTACTGACTGAAAAGCAGCCAATGCTATTAAAG TTCCTAGCTTTGCAGGACTTGGCTCTGTTGTCTCAACATTCTCCATTACGACGCTGTGAAGTCTTATGTCTGAGTCAACCAG GTGGACATCCTCATAACTGGAATGCTATCAGTAAAGAGTGCCTCTCTCTGCTGGCTGATCTTACCCAGAGACTTGTAGCCTATCATGACACTGTAGCAACCAATGGCAGGGCCAAATCACTGTCAAGTGGGAGTGAAAGGAAGACCTCTTCTGAAACATCAG GTACAGAAGATTTCATGAGTCCAAGGCCTACCGCTCTTATGAAAACTCCAGCTTCAGTCTTCACTCGGTCCATTGCTGGAGGCCAGCAGAGCCCTCTAACAGCCCCATTCACCCCTGATCTGGACAGCCCTTTTATGTCTCCTGCACTGCGGCGTCTTGCTGCTCCTGTGGAGCAAGGCTCACCTTGGTACGGCACAGTGCAGAGCCCCCACATCATGAGGCGAGTGCCCAAACTCTGGTCCACATCCACAG ATTCCCAGGTTAATGGCAGTCCCCCGCCATCACCAGCTTCAGTTCCCAGTGACAAGCAGGAACACTCCAAACCAAGTTTTCTGGCTCAGTTCCTCCAGAACAGAAGAGAACAG GTTAAAAATTTCTTGGCAAAGCGGGTGCTGATAGTGTATTTGTTTAACAAG CTCCCAGAAGCCTCGAGTCAGGCTCTCTTTGCTGACAGTCAGGCCCACATCTGGGCTTTGGAAG ggctgTCTTACCTTGTTCAAGCCTCATTCTCTGAAGATCAGTTTGGGGTTGTGCAGACTACATTACCCAGCATTCTCAGCTGCATGCTGGTCTTACAAGAG GCTGTCGATCGACACTTCAAGCTGCCCCATGCCTCCAGTAAGCCTGTCAGGTCGACCAGCAGCATGGGAGACTCGACATACAAAACGCTGCGCTTTGCTCTCAGGGCCACACTAAAGACTGCCATCTACAGGATAACAACCACATTTGGTGATCACTTAAA TGCTGTTCAGCTGTCTGCAGAGCATCGGAAAAGATTGCAGCAGTTTCTGGAGTACAAGGAGTAA